ACTTCAGTGCCCTATTTCTTCCGTCCGGCAAGGAAATTCTGCCGGCGGGACTTTTCCATTCTGCAAAGTTAATCCCGGGTGATATTTTTAGTATGGATGTTAAAATAATTGGGAAAGAAAATGCAGAAAGCAAGATGCCGCCTGGCTTTTTATACACTTACAGTCCTGATCCTCCTTTCAGGAATTCTGGAAGCGCAGGAAGGAAAAGGCACAATTAAGGGGAGAGTTTTAAGCCTCAGGACCAGGGAAGCCCTAATGGGGACAACCGTGCTTATCCGCAGCACCACGTCGGGAGCGGTAACAGATACCGCGGGGTATTACACAATAGCAAATGTTCCTGCCGGAAACTACACGCTTGAATACAGGTCGGTGGGATACGATAATTTAATGAAGACGGATGTGCAGGTAAGGCCCGGCAGAATTACATACAGCGATGCCGCGCTGAAGGAGGCTGTAATTGAAACCGAAGGCGTGGTAGTTTCGGCGGGGTACTTCCAGTCGCCTGAAGTAAGCAATTCCGGCGCGGTAAATTTTAATAATGAGGAGATTAAAAGATCACCCGGCTCAATGGGGGATATAAGCCGCATACTTATGGCAATGCCTTCGACGGCCAGGGTTTCAGACGACAATAACGACCTGGTGGTAAGGGGCGGAAGCCCGAGTGAGAACGGGTTTTACGTAGACGGCATGCCTGTGCCTAACATAAACCATTTCCCAAGTATTGGTTCAACCGGGGGGCCTATAGGAATATTAAATGCCGAGTTTATTGACAACTTTAATTTTCTGACCAGCAGTTTTTCGTCGCAGTATGGCGACAGGCTCTCTTCAGTTGTAGACATAACTTTCAAGGAAGGGAATAAAGATGAAGTGGATCTTCAGGCCGATCTCAACTGGGCGGGTTTCGGCGGTGCGCTGGAGGGACCTCTTCCAGCAGCGAAGGGGTCATGGCTTGCATCTTTTAAGCGGAGCTACCTGGACTTTTTCAGCAAGGCCGCGGGCTGGGGAATGACCATACGCTACGGGGACGCGCAGGCAAAGGTTACTTATGATTTAAGCAAAAAGCATAAGCTTTCACTGCTGGACATTTTTGGCGATGACCATGAATCCTTCAGCCGTGAAGACGCCGTGGAACAGGGAGGAAACTACTACGGGCTTATTGACAATTACCAGAATACGGCGGGCATCTCCTGGAAGGCGCTCTGGAATTCCTCAGTGTATTCCGTGACAAATTTATCTTACTCAGTTCAGAGCTTTAAGAACGATTTCAATAAGGTGAGCACTGAAGGTAAGTATTACGTTTCGGATAACTACGAGGGATCGGTAAATTTCAAAAATATAAATTATCTGGATCTCAGCAAGTTAAGCCGCCTTGAGTTCGGACTGGAGGCGGCAAATGGCATAGGAAGGTATGACTATACAAAGTTTGCAGACACCAGCAGGCTCGGCATTCCGGAAGGGGAGTATATTGTAAAGCGTAACTTAAGGCCTTTCAGGTATGGCGCTTTTATAACATATAGTGCGGGGCCTTACAAGAGCTTTACAGCGTCCATAGGTTTAAGAAGCGACTATTATTCTCTTAATAAGAATTTTGTTTTTTCGCCAAGGGTATCACTTTCATATGAGGTAAATCCGCTATTGAAGTTAAACGCAGGTGCGGGAATGTTTTGTCAGAGGCTGCCCATGGTGCTTTTATCGCAGAGGCCTGAGTTTCAGGATCTTAAGACTATAAAGGCTTATCACTTTGGAACAGGGCTTGAATATATTATTACTCCTGACACAAGGCTTACGTTTGAGATTTACGGCAAGGAGTACATGGATCTTCCTCTTTCAAAAAGCGATCCATCCTTAAGCGTAATTGACGGGGGGCTTACAGGAAGTTCATTCGGAAACTTTAATGAGCTTACCTCTTCAGGAAAAGGATATACAAGAGGCGTGGAGCTCCTGATGCAGAAAAAACTCTCAGAGAACTATTACGGCATTTTGAGCGCCTCATATTTCAGAAGCCGTTACCGCGATTATGAGGGTACGTGGCGTAACCGTGTGTACGACAATAAATTTATATTCAGTTTTATAGCGGGATATAAGCCTGTGCAGGAGTGGGAGCTGAGCCTGAGGTGGACTTACGCCGGAGGCTGCCCGTATACTCCATTTGACAAGGAGAAGTCTCGTGAATTAAGAACAGGCGTAATAGACGTGAATAATATTAACTCTATGAGGTATCCCGGTTATCACTCGCTGAATGTAAGAGTTGACAGGAAGTTTTTCTTCAGCTCGCAGAGCCTGGACGTCTACCTTTCGGTATGGAACGCGTATAACAGGAAGAATGTATCTGACTACTACTGGAACCCTGTAGAAAACACACAGGAAACAATATACCAGTGGAGCATCATGCCGATATTCGGAATTGAATATGAACTTTGAGCTTATGCTTTGCCTTTTTCCAAAAGGCTCTGTACTTTTGCTTATCAGGCATTTAAGACTAAGAATGAGATGAAAATAATAAAAAATAATCTGCGGAAAATTGAGATACTGATAGTTATCTCGCTTGTGATGACGCTCGTCTATCACAATCTACTACCCGGGCACAAGGTGGAGTTCAGCGGGTCGTATCTGCTGCATTTTATGGCCGACAGCCTGTTTAACTTTATTATGATATTTATTACGCTGGAGGCAAACCTCAGTGTTAACCGTTGGCTGGACACGCGCTACAAGTGGGAGATCTCCCCGGTAAAAAGGCTATCGCTTCAGATAGGGCTTAATACTGTGCATTCATTTCTTCTGATGTTCATAATTATTGCGGGCTACAGCTTTATGCTTTCGCTTCTTCTGCCCGAGGCCGTAAGAAAGGCTCAGGTAACGGGAGCTTACCCGGTAATAAGAAACTTAATATATGTTTTTTTAGCAATATTTCTTTTGTACCAGCTGGCTTACATAAGCTTTTATTTTTTCAGGCAGTGGAGTCACGCTCTTGTAGAAAAAGAGAGGCTGGAGAAAGATAATATCTCCTCGCAGCTTCAGGCGCTTCAGGCGCAGGTGAATCCTCATTTTCTTTTTAACAGCCTGAGCTCGCTCGTTTCGCTTATTGAAGAGGACAAGGACATGGCAATACAGTTTGTACAGGAGCTGGCGGACGTCTACAGGTATCTTCTTCAGCAGAAAAGTGAGAGGCTTGTTAAAGTGTGCGATGAGCTGAAGTTTATAAATTCTTTCATATACCTCCATAAGGCAAGGTGCGGCGAGAGCCTGAAGGCGGAAATTGAAATTGACGCGAAGTTCGGAAATTATCTCATACCTCCGCAGACGCTGCAGATACTGGCGGAAAATGCAATCAAGCATAATATTATTTCGCAGAGCAGGCCGCTTGTAATTAAGTTTTATACCGGCAGCCGCATGGATATTATTGTGGAAAACAATCTGCAGAAGAAGCTGTCGCCTCAGAAGCATACCGGCCTCGGTCTTGAAAACATTACAGAGCGCTACAGGCTTCTGGGCAAAAGAAATATTAAAGTTGAGGATACGGGGGGAATCTTCCGTGTTCTGGTTCCGATGATTAAACCTGAAGGGATGA
This genomic interval from Ignavibacteria bacterium contains the following:
- a CDS encoding TonB-dependent receptor, yielding MQKARCRLAFYTLTVLILLSGILEAQEGKGTIKGRVLSLRTREALMGTTVLIRSTTSGAVTDTAGYYTIANVPAGNYTLEYRSVGYDNLMKTDVQVRPGRITYSDAALKEAVIETEGVVVSAGYFQSPEVSNSGAVNFNNEEIKRSPGSMGDISRILMAMPSTARVSDDNNDLVVRGGSPSENGFYVDGMPVPNINHFPSIGSTGGPIGILNAEFIDNFNFLTSSFSSQYGDRLSSVVDITFKEGNKDEVDLQADLNWAGFGGALEGPLPAAKGSWLASFKRSYLDFFSKAAGWGMTIRYGDAQAKVTYDLSKKHKLSLLDIFGDDHESFSREDAVEQGGNYYGLIDNYQNTAGISWKALWNSSVYSVTNLSYSVQSFKNDFNKVSTEGKYYVSDNYEGSVNFKNINYLDLSKLSRLEFGLEAANGIGRYDYTKFADTSRLGIPEGEYIVKRNLRPFRYGAFITYSAGPYKSFTASIGLRSDYYSLNKNFVFSPRVSLSYEVNPLLKLNAGAGMFCQRLPMVLLSQRPEFQDLKTIKAYHFGTGLEYIITPDTRLTFEIYGKEYMDLPLSKSDPSLSVIDGGLTGSSFGNFNELTSSGKGYTRGVELLMQKKLSENYYGILSASYFRSRYRDYEGTWRNRVYDNKFIFSFIAGYKPVQEWELSLRWTYAGGCPYTPFDKEKSRELRTGVIDVNNINSMRYPGYHSLNVRVDRKFFFSSQSLDVYLSVWNAYNRKNVSDYYWNPVENTQETIYQWSIMPIFGIEYEL
- a CDS encoding histidine kinase, which encodes MKIIKNNLRKIEILIVISLVMTLVYHNLLPGHKVEFSGSYLLHFMADSLFNFIMIFITLEANLSVNRWLDTRYKWEISPVKRLSLQIGLNTVHSFLLMFIIIAGYSFMLSLLLPEAVRKAQVTGAYPVIRNLIYVFLAIFLLYQLAYISFYFFRQWSHALVEKERLEKDNISSQLQALQAQVNPHFLFNSLSSLVSLIEEDKDMAIQFVQELADVYRYLLQQKSERLVKVCDELKFINSFIYLHKARCGESLKAEIEIDAKFGNYLIPPQTLQILAENAIKHNIISQSRPLVIKFYTGSRMDIIVENNLQKKLSPQKHTGLGLENITERYRLLGKRNIKVEDTGGIFRVLVPMIKPEGMNESTDY